From the genome of Malus sylvestris chromosome 6, drMalSylv7.2, whole genome shotgun sequence, one region includes:
- the LOC126627284 gene encoding GTP-binding protein ERG-like yields the protein MLLSISAKIMRESKGSRPIDLRNQKRVKGKASLQTFIGSNSNQSQALLETALERAGDEDSGYEEEMVKEEDQNAFSVGIIGALNARKSALTTH from the exons ATGCTTTTGTCGATTTCTGCTAAGATAATGAGGGAATCCAAAGGATCGAGGCCAATCGATCTGAG GAATCAAAAGCGAGTGAAAGGTAAAGCTTCTCTCCAAACATTCATCGGCAGCAATTCCAACCAGAGCCAG GCGCTTCTCGAGACGGCATTGGAACGTGCAGGGGATGAGGATTCAGGGTATGAGGAGGAAATGGTAAAGGAGGAGGACCAAAACGCGTTCTCTGTTGGGATAATTGGTGCCCTGAATGCCAGAAAGTCTGCACTCACCACTCATTAA